The region AAACTAATTAATGAATGCCATGCATGCAGATGTAATGCTACTTTTAAGctagtattaaataaaaagtatgTGAATGTGATCAAAAAATGAATGTTATCTTTATTTGTGATCAATGAACTAGCTACTTGCTTTTTCTTTAAGTTCTGCAATGAGTTTTTCCCATTTTTGTTTGAATAATCAGATGAACTAGGCAGTGTGCAATGGTCAAACATTATTACGCTCATTAGGTCATTCTTATGACAGGAATATGCagttaattatttgattaaaccATGAATATTGCATCTGTCTTCTGTAGTTGTGAATGCTGAAAatgagatttatttatttatttatttatttgtgattgaGTGATGAATGCTATCTTTACATGCGCTCAATGCAACACCTGGCTTTAAGTTCCTAAATTACAAACaatataatgataaataaagcTAGTGATGGTCAACATTATCATATTCATTCAGAATAACAACAAGAAGGAgttattcaatttaattaaacttGAAGAACCTATCTCTTTAGTAGTTGTGACCTTTGAAAGTTCCattatgaataaattaaacCAATCTCTCTTGTCCTTCTTCTTCCATTATGACAATTAAAACAATGGACTTTTGGAGCAGTGTTTGTCTATCTTTTTTAATTGGAAATAGAGGAGCTAGCATTTCAGTCCATTAATTGTTAGACATATTACTCCTATATTTCTTGCCAGCCTCACATTCAAACAATAACTAattctttcctttttgtttaGAATAATACCTCAACCACCTCAACATGCACTCCACCCCCATCATTACATTAGACAAgctaaaattaagaaaaaaaacttttccACCCCTCATTCCCTCCACATTGCCATTGTTCCTTCattctcaaacaagaactaactagctagctagctagatCTCATCTCTGGCACCTCCCTCCATTATTTCACCTCATTTGAGAGGGAGTTGCAAAGAATTCAAAGCTGCCACCTTTTGTCTCTCATATTAATTATCCTTTCCACTCTATTTGCTGCTATACAAAGCTTCTTCAGCCTCATTATTCTTGGTTTCCCATATTTGCATGCATTCATTGATATCTTATATGGGCATCCTAAGTCCCTGCTCTGAAACATAATATCATGGTACGCATCTTTGACAGGAGACACAGCCTCCATAAGTCACTCAATCCCCAGTGGGACAATGTTTGATATCTCACCCAGACAAGCACACAGCCTCATTCTTGATGGTCCATCCGTGACAACCTCTGTTGCAGAGATGAATAACTCGGTGTGCTCGAGAAATCTTAGCAGGGAACTGCCCGGCTGCCGTTTAGAGGACCAAGTAATCGGTTCAGCTCTGGACCGCCATAAACCTCTGAAATCTAAGCTGGAAAAGGATATTAATGCCAGTGATGGCATTGCCTCAGGTGAGAGCTTGCACCATTGTGATTAAGTATTATGAtaagtttttttcttgaatgtaTGGCATGCATGTTTCTGAGATGATCATTGGATCATTAGCAATcacttgtgttaattttgttgttttagagATGGAGTTGATGAAGGAGAGGTTTGCAAAGCTGCTACTGGGAGAGGACATGTCAGGAGGTGGAAAAGGAGTTTCATCAGCTCTTGCTCTTTCCAATGCCATCACAAATCTCGCAggtatgtatgcatatatatatatatatgtcattatATATGTCATGGATTCTCAATGGATCACTTgtgatatatgtttgttttggattttgcTTCAGCTTCTGTTTTTGGGGAACAACGGAGGCTTGAACCCAATGTCTGTTGAGAGGAAGACAAGATGGTGGAAAGAAATTGAGTGGCTTTTATCTGTAACTGATCACATTGTGGAATTGGTTCCTTCACAACAGGCAACTAAGGATGGAACAAATATGGAGGTGTGtatctttattaattttcattttcctGCATTTGAGATCCAGATTTGAATTTCATTCAACAGATAATCTTCAAAGAGAACTTACTTCTCTTGGTTGCATGCAGATAATGGTGACTCAACAGCGGAGAGATCTTCACATGAACATCCCTGCATTGCGAAAACTCGACACTATGCTCATTGTAAGCAACCAAAGTTCATCTCTAatgtaacaacaacaacaacatcatttCATGTTTGATCTTAATTGTTTTGTGAAATTTAACCAGGGTTATCTAGACAACTTTAAAGACCAGAATGAGTTCTGGTATGCTTCAAGAGATGATAATGGTGATGCTCAAAACCAAAAGAACCAGAGGAGGGATGATAAATGGTGGCTGCCAACAGTGAAAGTTCCTCAAGAGGGGCTCTCAGAAAGTCACTAGAAAATGGCTGAAACATCAGAAAGAGTTGGTGAACCAAGTGTTTAAGGCTGCAATGACCATCAATGCTCAAGTTCTCGCCGAAATGTCGGTACCTGACACATACATTGAATCTCTTCCAAAGGTAACACATCCATTGCATTTATCAAGAGCAGAGAATATGAACTAAGTCACACTGTTATAAAAAATctcatacaaataaataaacagcaTTGCAATTATGATACAACCATATAGATTTATAACACAGATGGTGGTTTTACATGACTCTTTATAACCATTGTGAATATCAATGACAGAACGGAAGATCAAGCCTTGGAGATGCATTATACAAGAGTATCAAAGCAGACATGTTCGACCCCGAGCAATTCTTTTCATCAATAGATTTATCGACAGAGCACAAAGTCCTTGATCTAAAGAACCGCATTGAAGCCTCCACTGTCatatggaagaagaagatgcaCAACATGGATGGCAAGTCTTCATGGGGCTCAATTGTGAGCCTTGAGAAGAGGGAGCAGTTTGAGGAGAGAGCAGAGACAATCTTGCTTCTCCTTAAACAGAGGTTCCCTGGCATCCCCCAATCAGTACTGGATATCAGCAAGATTCAATACAACAAAGTATGatgaaacaacaaaaaaacaatacatcttctatatatatatatatatatatatatacatatgtatactAATATTCTGTTAATGTAAAACAGGATGTAGGACAGGCCATTCTGGAGAGCTACTCAAGAGTGCTGGAGAGCTTGGCATTCACAGTGATGTCAAGGATTGAAGATGTCCTCTATGCTGACTCTCTCACACAAGAACAAGCAAACAGTGGTTCTGCAAgaatgtcttcttcttcttactgtTGTTCTACAAAGTCAGAGAGAACTTTAGAACCATTGAGGAAGCTGGATACTAAAGAGGAAATAGAGAAGCTCAGTGCTGGGGGGACACCAACAACAAATACTCTCTCAGAATTCATGGGGTGGCAAGTTGATCAAGAGAAGGCAGAGCATGATGAGATGAAGTTCAAGTGCAAACCCCCAAGAATTATTGTTAATAAGAAGCTGACATACATAGAGAAGCTAGAGAGCTTGGGAGGTGTGAGAAGCCCCATTTCAAGACATTGAAAGAAAAAGGAGTTTGGGATCCAAATGAGTAGATAGCTTAGAAGAAACACAGACACACAGCAAACAGAGACACACAGTTATAGAGTGTGTATTGTTGTTTAGAGAGCTTTGTTACTTGTTGAATCCCTCTTGGGAGATGGGAAGAAGAATTCAATGTGTAGGTTGATTAGGAGATGCAGTAGAtgttgcttcttcttttgaagTGAAGACTTTGTACAAAAACAATCTCACACTTTGTGGTAACTTGTTGGTACTAACTTCATGTTGTTCCTAGGCAGCAGTGTGTGGTGGACAGATGAATCATATTTGTAAGATGGCAGCTTAAAATACATTTCTATTTGGtgcttgaaaattaaaattttcattgaaatttcTTCTCTGATGAGTAATgataaatgtttttttgtttgggaTAGCAGAAATATTCTTAGAGGAACTTCTGTATACCTTAATGGTAGAAAGAATGTAAACTGGCAAGAAAGTAGAAACAAATTGACTTAATTGCCTTATTATCACTTAATGACAAGTATGAACTAGAACTAAGATTTACAGATAAGCAGAAATATCTATATAGAAACATCTCTGcatacattattttatatacaaattaaagCTTCACTCCAACATCAAGGAAGCATCCTACTTAATCTCTTAATCACCCTACACTTTGAagaatcatcttcttcatcatcatcatcatcaacaacaacttttctttctttcattcttcttctaAGCTATCAACCTTTCCTTCTCTTCTTAGTGTCTTGCAATGGGACTTCTAATGCCTCCAAAGCTCTCCAACTTCTCTATATAAGTAACTTTCTTACTAAAACTAGCTCTTGAAGGCTTACACTTTAACTTCATATCCTCcaactcctcctcctcttcctcggCTTCTTGTGAGTTCTCTTCATATACATTCCATCCAATGAAGTCCAAAAGTGTAGTTGATGTTGTTCTCTCCATAGCACTTAGTTTCTCCATCTCCTCTCTGACATCCAATTTCTTCAATGTCCCTGATACTCTCTCTGACTTTgtagaataagaacaagaaattcTCTGACAATCTCCATTTGCTTGTTTTTGTGCAAGAGAATCAGCATAGAGAACATCATCTATCCTTGACACCAATGTGAATGCCAAACTTTCCAGTACTCTTGAGTAACTCTCCAATATTGCCTGTCCTACATCCTGTTTGTCAATCAAGTttcattagtatatatatatatatataattcatagaAGATGCACACTTTTTGAGTGGTGTTTCATCATACTTTGTTGTATTGAATCTTGCTGATGTCCAATGCTGATTGAGGAATGCCAGGGAACCTCTGTTTAAGGATGTGCAAGATTGTCTCTGCTCTCTCTTCAAGCTGTTCTCTCTTCTCAAGGCTAACTGTTAAGCCCCATGATGATTTGCCATCCATGTTATTCATCTTCCTCTTCCATATGACAATGGATGCTTCAATACGGTTTTTGAGATCAAGGACTTTGTGCTCTGATGTTAAGTCTATCGATGAAAAGAATTGCTCGGGGTTGAACACATCTACTGTGATGCTCTTGTATATTGCATCTCCAAGGCTTGATCTTCCATTCTGTTAAGCAAACAATCATATGATATTATATCAATCTGGTCTATATATTATTAGATTGTTAGTTTGTGTAGTTGTATTCTGACCTTTGGAAGTGATTCAATATATGTGTCTGGGACCGACATTTCGGTGAGAACTTGAGCATTGATGGCCATTGCAGCTTTGAGAACTTGGTTCACCAACTCTTTCTGATGTTTCATCCATTTTCTAGTTATTTCTGACAGCCCTTTTTCAGGAACTTTCACTGCTGGGAGCCACCATTTGTCATCCTTCCTCTGATTCTTTCGGTTTTGGTCTTCTTcgttatcattatcattattgtcTCTCGAAGCATACCAGAATTCATTCTGACCTTTGAAGTTGTCTAGATAACCCTGGTTAATTTTCAGAAAACAATTAATATCAAAGCATGGGATAATGCTTTTTTCTTACATCAAAGAGATTAGCATGATGTggtttcttacaatgagcatagCATCAAGTTTTCGCAATGCCGGAATATTCATGTGAAGATCTTTGCGCTGTTGAGTCACCATTATCTGCACACAAACATCAAAACAGAATGAACTTTGAATCTATCATATATATGTACTATATTACATTATACATCTTTGTTATACTAATCCAGTCTCTATATGAGATTGCtattcatataattaatatatccTAACAAAGATGAGTATTGCCttttcctctttctcttttgtaTCAATTACAAACTCTAACAATATGTAGAAAAATTCACAAGTTAGAGCAAAGATGAATACCTCCATGTTTGTTCCATCTTTTGATGTCTGTTGTGAAGGAACAAACTCCACAATATTATCAGTTACAGATAAAAGCCAATCAATCTCTTTCCTCCATCTTGTCTTCCTCTCAACAGACATTGGTTCAAGCCTCCATTGTTCTCCAAAAACAGAGGCTGAACCAAACATCACAAGTGATCCATTAAGAAATCATGATAAATACAAtgacatatatctatatatatatatatatatatatatatacacctgcAAGATTGGTGATGGCATTGGAAAGAGCAAGAGCTGATGAAACTCCTTTGCCACCTCCAGACATGTCCTCTCCCAGTAGCAACTTTGCAAACCTCTCTTTCATCAACTCCATTTctaaaacaacataataatcatgaaattaataacaattagATACacctatataaaataatgatccaatatataacattttcttCACCTGCGGCAATGCCATCCTTCCCAAGTCTAGACTTGGGATCTTTATGGCGATCTAGAGCGGAACCGATCACCTGATCGGCTAAATGACGGTTAGATAGCCCTCCGCCAAGGCTTCTCGAGCCCGTGCTGTTATTCATCGAGATGGCTTTAGAGCATTTTTCAGAGGGAACATCAAGAATAAGACTGTGTGCCTGTCTGCCTGATACCTCAAACATTTTCTCGCTGTGATTTAGTGGCTTTTGAAGGCTATGATTTCTGTCAATGAAGTGTACCATGATACTATGTTTCAAAACAGAGAGTTATCATGCATGTTTGTAATCAATGCATGCAAATTATACTGCATGAAAAGGATAATGAAGGAACAATGTCAATGTATTGGAAAAGTTctaaattacttaatttaacaTGTCTAATATATTGATGGAGGTGGTGGGATGCATGTCCTGTTTGAGGATGTTGAGTTGTACATACTAAACAAAGGTATGAATCAGTTATTGTTTAAAAACTAACAAGTCTAACAATAGGCTGCTGCTGCCAACGACctgcgggtctattggtacacgggtcgccgatagagctctcaccgaatggtgagagttcgattctcggctgagggcacatttctgggagttgtgaatagtggttgtgtacgagtggttccagcgcccacgtgagcgcggtctcgtccccacttgttccaccgaggcttgtgcacgtctctgggtctctagtgggttcgccccgctcctcttccccaaTAAAAAACAATAGGCTGCTGCTTCTctgttttttcattaaaaatagaaaaacacaacaacttATCTtcttagtaattaaaaaatataaaactttttttttcaacatttattAGCAATTTATTCCATTATGTATATGTTTGCCACTTGACACAAGGAAGCTCTGAAGTCTAAAATGATAGTATAATAATAACTTCGACCATTGTATATTATCGCTATGATAGTAATCAATAAACAAGTTTGGTCTGCAAAATCATAGCCAAGTATTCTTCTTGCTATGATAGTAATCAATAAACAAGTTTGGTCTTTTTGCTATGATAGTAATCAATAAACAAGTTTGGTCTGCAAAATCATAGCCAAGTATTCTTTTTGTACATCTAAAATATTTTTCCCATAACATCAAGATAATAACCGTTTCTAAAAATGAactgtatttttaatattttatagctttgactttttaatttctaaacatgcaaaattaattttgtagatggGCATACAAAGGTTTTGTGTGATGAACCTTCTCCTTCAAAGAACATAAGGTCTTAGTAACCAGCTAATAAGACCACACCAAAATGTTCAGAATTTAGAAAGACCCAAAAGGAGTTTGTCAGTACTGAACACTTTTAATCCATGAATTTTATCTGcaaaacaaaattgatttttaacaCTTAATCCACAGGTGCATTTCCAAACTACTTCGATGTCATATATACATTCTCAGTCACTAGATAAGAAAATCTTTACACAAAAGAACATGATGATCAAATTAGTCTTTTGCGGTTAGTTTGTCATCAAAGGACGACCCTCCTCGATGTAGTCATCAGGCCCATCTTCTTCAtcagaagaaagaagagaagaacccATCCATGCTTTGAATCCTTCAGTCACACGCCTCTCCATATCCGGTGTCACTTCTAGGGCAGATTCAGACATCTCCAAACCAAGATTTCGGCCAGCAAAATCAGTCTCATCAAGGATGGCAGCAGCTTTTCTTCGCAGAAAGAAGGCAGTTCCACCATACATCATCACTAGACCCCAAGAGGCAATCTCGTAGCACCAGAACAGAGGGATTGAACAGCTGCTCCCCAGTGTGAGGATGCTTGATCCAAGAAACAGTGCCATTAGACCGAAGATAACAGCAAACACGACATTGAGAATTGACAGGCAGCGTACCCCACCTGCATAAGTAAAGAGTCATGAACAAGAAGCCAGGTCAGGACAGGTAAGAGGCATCGCGCGGATGTCCAGGCTTTAATCTCAGCAGGCAGTAGAAGTGAAAGTTGGCTGAAGTCAGCTTGGCCAATTATCTTCGAAACAAATTCAGAATATAATTCAATTTGCAATCCCACATACAACGCAAGGGTATACTCTTTAACTCCAGATAAAGAAATAATCATGGGCCCATAGTACAAGGAGATCAAAGGAAACAATTTTTTGGATGTCATTAGTTGACATgctaaacaaaaatagaaataattgtTATGATGTTATCTATTATGAATGATACAAAATGTTACCATCGTGTAAACAACTTAACATCATTACTTAAGGAGTTTTTGCAGAGCTGGATTTGACAAACTCCAAAAGAACAGtattttgttgatcatttatGAATACCTTGACTTCAAGCAACCATAACTTTTGATCAAGTTGTAAAATTCAAGGTGCTTTAGTGTGGCATCGGTAAACTCATTTGAAGCTCTAGGTCCTCATAGGCAAGTTTTCTAAAAAACAGTCAAGGGAGATCAAGTTCAAATTCTATCATTTTCCATATCCATATGAAGTTTGTAGCAAGTGTATTCAGTACAATTCTGTTAGTTTACATAGTAGCTTCTTTTACTGATGTCATTTTACCATGGTAGCAATAATAGGTGAGAACAACAACCAAATACCAAcaaggagaattttttttactcGGATGCTTGCAAATAAC is a window of Dioscorea cayenensis subsp. rotundata cultivar TDr96_F1 chromosome 5, TDr96_F1_v2_PseudoChromosome.rev07_lg8_w22 25.fasta, whole genome shotgun sequence DNA encoding:
- the LOC120261442 gene encoding LOW QUALITY PROTEIN: rop guanine nucleotide exchange factor 9-like (The sequence of the model RefSeq protein was modified relative to this genomic sequence to represent the inferred CDS: deleted 2 bases in 2 codons), with the protein product MELMKERFAKLLLGEDMSGGGKGVSSALALSNAITNLAASVFGEQRRLEPMSVERKTRWWKEIEWLLSVTDHIVELVPSQQATKDGTNMEIMVTQQRRDLHMNIPALRKLDTMLIGYLDNFKDQNEFWYASRDDNGDAQNQKNQRRDDKWWLPTVKVPQEGLSESTRKWLKHQKELVNQVFKAAMTINAQVLAEMSVPDTYIESLPKNGRSSLGDALYKSIKADMFDPEQFFSSIDLSTEHKVLDLKNRIEASTVIWKKKMHNMDGKSSWGSIVSLEKREQFEERAETILLLLKQRFPGIPQSVLDISKIQYNKV
- the LOC120262100 gene encoding rop guanine nucleotide exchange factor 9-like, with protein sequence MELMKERFAKLLLGEDMSGGGKGVSSALALSNAITNLAASVFGEQWRLEPMSVERKTRWRKEIDWLLSVTDNIVEFVPSQQTSKDGTNMEIMVTQQRKDLHMNIPALRKLDAMLIGYLDNFKGQNEFWYASRDNNDNDNEEDQNRKNQRKDDKWWLPAVKVPEKGLSEITRKWMKHQKELVNQVLKAAMAINAQVLTEMSVPDTYIESLPKNGRSSLGDAIYKSITVDVFNPEQFFSSIDLTSEHKVLDLKNRIEASIVIWKRKMNNMDGKSSWGLTVSLEKREQLEERAETILHILKQRFPGIPQSALDISKIQYNKDVGQAILESYSRVLESLAFTLVSRIDDVLYADSLAQKQANGDCQRISCSYSTKSERVSGTLKKLDVREEMEKLSAMERTTSTTLLDFIGWNVYEENSQEAEEEEEELEDMKLKCKPSRASFSKKVTYIEKLESFGGIRSPIARH